From Pseudomonas alcaligenes, a single genomic window includes:
- a CDS encoding cytochrome b, whose protein sequence is MQWRNSSSRYGLVSILLHWVAALAVFGLFGLGLWMRGLDYYSSWYRTAPDLHKSIGIVLFMLMLARLLWRFLSPPPGAPANHGALTRLASKAGHGLLYLGLFALMISGYLISTADARGIAVFGLFEVPATLTSIPDQADVAGLIHKYLAWGLVIFAGLHALAALKHHFIDRDATLVRMFGRSGK, encoded by the coding sequence ATGCAGTGGCGCAACTCTAGCTCCCGTTACGGCCTGGTCAGCATCCTGCTGCACTGGGTCGCCGCCCTGGCGGTGTTCGGCCTGTTCGGCCTCGGCCTGTGGATGCGCGGGCTGGACTACTACAGCAGCTGGTATCGCACTGCCCCTGACCTGCACAAGAGCATCGGCATTGTCCTGTTCATGCTGATGCTGGCGCGCCTGCTGTGGCGCTTCCTCAGCCCGCCACCGGGCGCCCCGGCCAACCACGGCGCGCTCACCCGCCTGGCTTCCAAGGCCGGCCACGGCCTGCTCTATCTCGGCCTGTTCGCCCTGATGATTTCCGGCTACCTGATTTCCACCGCCGATGCCCGCGGCATCGCCGTGTTCGGCCTGTTCGAGGTACCGGCGACCCTGACCAGCATTCCCGACCAGGCCGACGTCGCTGGCCTGATCCACAAATACCTGGCCTGGGGCCTGGTGATCTTCGCCGGCCTGCATGCGCTGGCCGCCCTCAAACACCATTTCATCGACCGTGACGCCACCCTGGTGCGCATGTTCGGTCGTTCCGGCAAGTAA
- a CDS encoding YceI family protein, whose protein sequence is MLKKTLAALTLGAALFAGQAMATDYAIDKQGQHAFITFKISHLGYSFIYGSFKDFDGGFSFDAAAPEASKVNVTINTASVDSNHAERDKHLRSGDFLNVAKHPTATFVSTAVKSTGTGTADITGNLTLNGVTKPVVIAAKFIGEGSDPWGGYRAGFEGSTKLKLKDFDIQKDLGPASQEVELIISLEGVRE, encoded by the coding sequence ATGCTCAAGAAAACCCTCGCGGCCCTGACCCTGGGCGCGGCCCTGTTCGCTGGCCAGGCCATGGCTACCGACTACGCCATCGACAAACAGGGCCAGCACGCCTTCATCACCTTCAAGATCAGCCACCTGGGCTACAGCTTCATCTACGGCAGCTTCAAGGACTTCGATGGCGGCTTCAGCTTCGATGCCGCGGCGCCGGAGGCGAGCAAGGTCAATGTCACCATCAACACCGCCAGCGTTGACTCCAACCATGCCGAGCGCGACAAGCACCTGCGCAGCGGCGATTTCCTCAACGTGGCCAAGCACCCGACCGCGACCTTCGTCTCCACCGCAGTCAAGTCCACCGGTACCGGCACCGCCGACATCACCGGCAACCTGACCCTCAACGGCGTGACCAAGCCGGTGGTGATCGCCGCCAAGTTCATCGGCGAAGGCAGCGACCCGTGGGGCGGCTACCGTGCCGGCTTCGAGGGCAGCACCAAGCTGAAGCTGAAGGACTTCGACATCCAGAAGGATCTCGGCCCGGCGTCCCAGGAAGTGGAGCTGATCATCTCCCTGGAAGGCGTGCGCGAATAA
- a CDS encoding DEAD/DEAH box helicase gives MSFVSLGLSEALASAVEAAGYTQPTPVQQRAIPAVLQGRDLMVAAQTGTGKTGGFALPVLERLFPGGHPDKSHRHGPRQPRVLVLTPTRELAAQVHDSFKVYARDLPLVSACIFGGVGMNPQVQALAKGVDVLVACPGRLLDLAGQKAVDLAHVEILVLDEADRMLDMGFIHDVKKVLAKLPAQRQNLLFSATFSKDITDLAGKLLHNPERIEVTPPNTTVERIEQRVFRLPASHKRALLAHLVTQGAWEQVLVFTRTKHGANRLAEYLDKHGLSAAAIHGNKSQNARTKALADFKANQVRILVATDIAARGLDIDQLPHVVNFELPNVEEDYVHRIGRTGRAGRSGEAISLVAPDEEKLLKGIERLTKQKIADGDTLGFDPASVEAEKPEVRGPRPERQPRADRPQRERNNAEAGGGEGKPKRSRNRRGKGKGEGQPQGNGEQQQQQPRQPREPREQRAARPQPQALPPERDPEEFLDDEFDNFGNRADYVSPNPPKAPGRNQRRGGQGQGQSGQGRSGGAGQGARQGSGGGQGGQKGRNGGGGGQRQGGQGRSGGGQGRGNGGGRRDDSRSERQEPAVQDSRASKQPLIIRKGERLPTAEQLDSLSNSRPRGEKPALLTRKQD, from the coding sequence ATGTCCTTTGTTTCCCTCGGTCTCTCCGAGGCTCTAGCCAGTGCCGTAGAAGCTGCCGGCTACACCCAGCCCACTCCGGTGCAACAGCGGGCCATCCCCGCCGTGTTGCAAGGTCGCGACCTGATGGTCGCCGCCCAGACGGGTACTGGTAAAACCGGCGGTTTCGCCCTCCCGGTTCTCGAACGCCTGTTCCCCGGCGGCCATCCAGACAAGTCGCACCGCCACGGCCCACGTCAGCCGCGGGTGCTGGTTCTGACCCCGACCCGTGAGCTGGCTGCGCAAGTACACGACAGCTTCAAGGTCTATGCCCGCGACCTGCCCCTGGTCAGCGCCTGCATCTTCGGCGGCGTCGGCATGAACCCGCAGGTACAGGCCCTGGCCAAAGGTGTCGACGTACTGGTCGCCTGCCCCGGCCGCCTGCTCGACCTGGCCGGCCAGAAGGCCGTCGACCTGGCCCACGTGGAAATCCTGGTGCTCGACGAAGCCGACCGCATGCTCGACATGGGCTTCATCCACGACGTCAAGAAGGTGCTGGCCAAGCTCCCCGCACAGCGGCAGAACCTGCTGTTCTCGGCAACCTTCTCCAAGGACATCACCGATCTCGCCGGCAAGTTGCTGCACAACCCGGAGCGCATCGAAGTCACTCCGCCGAACACCACGGTAGAGCGCATCGAGCAGCGCGTATTCCGCCTGCCGGCCAGCCACAAGCGTGCCCTGCTCGCCCACCTGGTGACCCAGGGTGCCTGGGAGCAGGTGCTGGTGTTCACCCGCACCAAGCACGGCGCCAACCGCCTGGCCGAGTACCTCGACAAGCACGGTCTGAGCGCTGCCGCGATCCACGGCAACAAGAGCCAGAACGCGCGCACCAAGGCCCTGGCCGACTTCAAGGCCAACCAGGTACGCATCCTGGTCGCCACCGATATCGCCGCCCGCGGCCTGGATATCGACCAGCTGCCGCACGTGGTCAACTTCGAACTACCCAACGTCGAGGAAGACTACGTGCACCGCATCGGCCGTACCGGCCGTGCCGGCCGTAGCGGCGAGGCGATCTCGCTGGTAGCGCCGGACGAAGAGAAGCTGCTCAAGGGCATCGAGCGCCTGACCAAGCAGAAGATCGCCGATGGCGACACCCTGGGCTTCGACCCGGCCAGCGTCGAAGCGGAAAAGCCGGAAGTGCGCGGCCCGCGTCCGGAGCGCCAGCCGCGCGCCGACCGCCCGCAACGCGAGCGCAACAATGCCGAAGCCGGTGGCGGCGAAGGCAAACCCAAGCGTTCGCGCAACCGCCGCGGCAAGGGTAAAGGTGAAGGCCAGCCCCAGGGCAACGGCGAACAACAGCAACAGCAGCCGCGCCAGCCGCGTGAACCGCGCGAGCAGCGTGCCGCCCGCCCGCAGCCTCAGGCTCTGCCGCCGGAGCGTGACCCGGAAGAGTTCCTCGACGACGAGTTCGACAACTTCGGCAACCGTGCCGACTACGTCAGCCCCAACCCGCCGAAGGCACCCGGACGCAACCAGCGTCGTGGCGGCCAAGGCCAGGGTCAGAGCGGTCAAGGCCGTAGTGGCGGCGCTGGCCAAGGCGCCCGTCAGGGTAGCGGTGGCGGCCAGGGCGGTCAGAAAGGCCGCAATGGTGGCGGCGGTGGTCAGCGTCAGGGCGGTCAAGGCCGCAGCGGCGGTGGCCAGGGTCGCGGCAATGGCGGCGGCCGGCGCGACGACTCGCGCAGCGAGCGCCAGGAGCCAGCCGTGCAGGACTCGCGGGCCAGCAAGCAGCCGCTGATCATCCGCAAGGGTGAGCGCCTGCCGACGGCCGAGCAGCTGGATAGCCTGTCCAACTCCCGCCCGCGTGGCGAGAAGCCGGCGCTGCTGACCCGCAAGCAGGACTGA
- a CDS encoding ABC transporter substrate-binding protein, giving the protein MPVFQRQIIAALLLCSLALAARAEPLRIVTEAWAPYVYEENGQPAGLDYEITREVLRRLNVEAQWQFMPWKRCLLELQQGQADAILDIFRIPERESQMLFVEEPLSDVQFVLFFARNRPYPYRQLDDLRDLLIGTSPGYWYNNTKFRNSRLFSREEAPSHEANFGKLLRNRVDLVVNDRRAGLFLASQLGLDQQLGYNPTPLGSDRLYLALRRDPRLQALADDFARELQRFKREDSYARLQARYANPDNHVASTAR; this is encoded by the coding sequence ATGCCAGTATTCCAGCGCCAGATAATTGCCGCCCTTTTGTTATGCAGCCTTGCCCTCGCGGCACGGGCGGAACCGCTACGCATCGTCACCGAGGCCTGGGCGCCTTACGTCTATGAAGAGAACGGCCAGCCGGCCGGGCTGGACTACGAGATCACCCGCGAAGTGCTGCGCCGCCTGAACGTCGAGGCGCAGTGGCAGTTCATGCCGTGGAAGCGCTGCCTGCTGGAACTCCAGCAGGGCCAGGCCGACGCCATCCTCGACATTTTCCGCATCCCCGAACGCGAGTCGCAGATGCTGTTCGTCGAGGAGCCGCTGTCGGACGTGCAGTTCGTGCTGTTCTTCGCCCGCAACCGACCCTATCCCTATCGCCAGCTGGACGACCTGCGCGACCTGCTGATCGGTACCTCCCCCGGCTACTGGTACAACAACACGAAGTTCCGCAACTCCAGGCTGTTCAGCCGCGAGGAAGCGCCCAGCCACGAGGCCAATTTCGGCAAGCTGCTGCGCAATCGCGTCGACCTGGTGGTCAACGACCGCCGTGCCGGCCTGTTCCTCGCCAGCCAGCTCGGCCTCGACCAGCAGCTCGGCTACAACCCCACGCCATTGGGCAGCGACCGCCTGTACCTGGCCCTGCGCCGCGACCCGCGCCTGCAGGCCCTGGCCGATGATTTCGCCCGCGAGCTGCAGCGTTTCAAACGGGAAGACAGCTACGCCCGCCTGCAGGCCCGTTACGCCAACCCGGACAACCATGTGGCCTCGACCGCCCGCTGA
- the metF gene encoding methylenetetrahydrofolate reductase [NAD(P)H], whose amino-acid sequence MSQERRYSFEFFPTKTEAGHEKLLNVARQLATYNPDFFSCTYGAGGSTRDRTLNTVLQLDGEVGVQTAPHLSCVGDSKDELRSLLSQYKNSGIKRIVALRGDLPSGMGMASGELRYANELVEFIRAETGDHFHIEVAAYPEVHPQARNFEDDLANFVRKAKAGADSAITQYFFSADCYFYFVERVRKLGVDLPIVPGIMPITNYSKLARFSDACGAEIPRWIRKQLEAYGDDLQSIQAYGEQVVTEMCERLLQGGAPGLHFYTLNQAEPSLAIWNNLKLPR is encoded by the coding sequence ATGTCTCAAGAACGCCGTTACAGCTTCGAGTTCTTCCCGACGAAGACCGAAGCCGGGCATGAAAAACTGCTGAACGTCGCCCGTCAGCTGGCGACCTACAACCCCGATTTCTTCTCCTGCACCTACGGTGCCGGTGGCTCCACTCGCGACCGCACGCTGAACACCGTGCTGCAGCTGGATGGCGAAGTGGGCGTGCAGACCGCGCCGCACCTGTCCTGCGTCGGCGACAGCAAGGACGAGCTGCGCAGCCTGCTCAGCCAGTACAAGAACTCCGGCATCAAGCGCATCGTCGCCCTGCGCGGCGACCTGCCGTCGGGCATGGGCATGGCCAGCGGCGAGCTGCGCTACGCCAACGAGCTGGTGGAGTTCATCCGCGCGGAAACCGGCGATCACTTCCATATCGAAGTCGCCGCCTACCCGGAAGTGCATCCGCAGGCGCGCAATTTCGAGGACGACCTGGCCAACTTCGTGCGCAAGGCCAAGGCCGGCGCCGACAGCGCCATCACCCAGTACTTCTTCAGCGCCGACTGCTACTTCTACTTCGTCGAGCGCGTGCGCAAGCTGGGCGTGGATCTACCGATCGTGCCGGGCATCATGCCGATCACCAACTACAGCAAGCTGGCGCGCTTCTCCGACGCCTGCGGCGCCGAGATCCCGCGCTGGATCCGCAAGCAGCTGGAAGCCTATGGCGACGACCTGCAAAGCATCCAGGCATACGGCGAGCAGGTGGTGACCGAGATGTGCGAACGCCTGCTGCAGGGCGGCGCACCGGGTCTGCACTTCTATACGCTGAACCAGGCCGAGCCGAGCCTGGCCATCTGGAACAATCTCAAACTGCCGCGTTGA
- the ahcY gene encoding adenosylhomocysteinase, which translates to MAFNDFKVADISLADWGRKELIIAESEMPALMGLRRKYAGEQPLKGAKIIGCIHMTIQTGVLIETLIALGAEVRWSSCNIFSTQDQAAAAIAAAGIPVFAWKGETEEEYEWCIEQTILKDGQPWDANMILDDGGDLTQIIHERYPAMLDKIHGITEETTTGVHRLLDMLKAGTLKVPAINVNDSVTKSKNDNKYGCRHSLNDAIKRGVDHLLSGKQALVIGYGDVGKGSAQSLRQEGMIVKVSEIDPICAMQACMDGFEVASPYLNGLNDGTEASIDKALLGKIDLIVTTTGNVNVCDANMLKALKKRAVVCNIGHFDNEIDTAFMRKTWAWEEVKPQVHKIHRTGAGTFDPRNEDYLILLAEGRLVNLGNATGHPSRIMDGSFANQVLAQIFLYEQKFANLSAEKKAARLTVEVLPKKLDEEVALEMVKGFGGVVTQLTSKQAEYIGVTVEGPFKPDAYRY; encoded by the coding sequence ATGGCTTTCAACGATTTCAAAGTCGCCGACATTTCCCTGGCCGATTGGGGCCGCAAAGAGCTGATCATCGCCGAGTCGGAAATGCCGGCACTGATGGGCCTGCGTCGCAAGTACGCCGGTGAGCAACCGCTGAAAGGCGCCAAGATCATCGGCTGCATCCACATGACCATCCAGACCGGCGTACTGATCGAGACCCTGATCGCGCTGGGCGCCGAAGTGCGCTGGTCGTCCTGCAACATCTTCTCCACCCAGGATCAGGCCGCTGCCGCCATCGCCGCCGCCGGCATCCCGGTGTTCGCCTGGAAAGGTGAGACCGAAGAAGAGTACGAGTGGTGCATCGAGCAGACCATCCTGAAAGACGGTCAGCCGTGGGACGCCAACATGATCCTGGACGACGGCGGCGACCTGACCCAGATCATCCACGAGCGCTACCCGGCCATGCTGGACAAGATCCACGGCATCACCGAAGAGACCACCACCGGTGTGCACCGCCTGCTCGACATGCTCAAGGCCGGCACCCTGAAAGTCCCGGCGATCAACGTCAACGACTCGGTGACCAAGAGCAAGAACGACAACAAGTACGGCTGCCGTCACAGCCTCAACGACGCCATCAAGCGCGGCGTCGACCACCTGCTGTCCGGCAAGCAGGCCCTGGTGATCGGCTACGGCGACGTGGGCAAGGGTTCGGCCCAGTCCCTGCGTCAGGAAGGCATGATCGTGAAGGTTTCCGAGATCGACCCGATCTGCGCCATGCAGGCCTGCATGGACGGCTTCGAAGTCGCCTCGCCGTACCTGAACGGCCTCAACGATGGCACCGAAGCCAGCATCGACAAGGCCCTGCTGGGCAAGATCGACCTGATCGTCACCACTACCGGTAACGTCAACGTCTGCGACGCCAACATGCTCAAGGCCCTGAAGAAGCGCGCCGTGGTGTGCAACATCGGTCACTTCGACAACGAGATCGACACTGCATTCATGCGCAAAACCTGGGCCTGGGAAGAGGTCAAACCGCAGGTGCACAAGATCCACCGCACCGGCGCTGGTACCTTCGACCCGCGCAACGAGGACTACCTGATCCTGCTGGCCGAAGGCCGCCTGGTCAACCTGGGCAACGCCACCGGCCACCCGAGCCGGATCATGGACGGTTCCTTTGCCAACCAGGTACTGGCGCAGATCTTCCTGTACGAGCAGAAGTTCGCCAACCTGTCCGCCGAGAAGAAAGCCGCCCGCCTGACCGTGGAAGTGCTGCCGAAGAAACTCGACGAAGAAGTGGCCCTGGAAATGGTCAAGGGCTTCGGTGGCGTGGTCACCCAGCTGACCAGCAAGCAGGCCGAGTACATCGGCGTGACCGTGGAAGGCCCGTTCAAGCCGGACGCCTACCGCTACTAA
- a CDS encoding methyl-accepting chemotaxis protein, with protein MSPTQLFDRLLCSIGLRTLNQQFLFSYALMFLLAVVASVALYLSMSVSPETINVAGAQRMLSQKMTKEALLLHQGAIPRSALDATIAQFDQAHRDLLAGNRARNISAIQVPEVQAQMAAVGRLWADFRPRLEQVAGGAQDVDLQGLEAASVTLLKEMNKAVGLLASHVESSQRRQMWLAFACVLGILVLVVLGRQFGLSPLMRDLRAVEVALTRVGGGDFTSGLQGGQQDNEIGRIFAGYNRMQEQVRTLLAQVKDSGERTGWHVDQAASAAGAAGADVRQQHEDLDQVATAMNEMSATVAEVARHAVGAADSARGADGHARTGQQAVRRSAELIEALTGQLQRSGQQIERLEAETAGVGQVLEVITSIAQQTNLLALNAAIEAARAGEAGRGFAVVADEVRTLASRTQQSTGEIQAIIQRLQDGARQAVLAVRQSAGMARENQTHIGEATTVLEHIVGAVDSISAMNAQIATAAEEQSQVAAEIDQRIVHISGLAERSHGDTDRVVEASSEIQAEVRRLNERLGHFRT; from the coding sequence ATGTCTCCCACCCAACTCTTCGATCGCCTGCTGTGCTCGATCGGTTTGCGTACCCTGAATCAGCAGTTCCTGTTTTCCTATGCGCTGATGTTCCTGCTGGCCGTCGTTGCCTCGGTGGCGCTGTACCTGAGCATGTCGGTGTCGCCGGAGACCATCAACGTGGCCGGCGCCCAGCGCATGCTCAGCCAGAAGATGACCAAGGAGGCCCTGCTGCTGCACCAGGGCGCCATTCCCCGTAGCGCGCTCGACGCCACCATCGCCCAGTTCGACCAGGCTCACCGCGATCTGCTGGCGGGTAACCGCGCGCGCAATATCAGCGCCATCCAGGTGCCCGAGGTGCAGGCGCAGATGGCTGCGGTCGGGCGCCTGTGGGCGGATTTCCGCCCGCGCCTGGAGCAGGTCGCCGGCGGTGCTCAGGATGTCGACCTGCAGGGCCTGGAGGCGGCCTCGGTGACCCTGCTGAAGGAAATGAACAAGGCGGTCGGCCTGCTGGCCAGCCATGTGGAAAGCTCGCAGCGGCGGCAGATGTGGCTGGCCTTCGCCTGTGTGCTGGGCATCCTGGTGCTGGTGGTGCTGGGCCGCCAGTTCGGCCTCAGCCCACTGATGCGCGATCTGCGCGCCGTTGAGGTGGCGCTGACCCGGGTCGGCGGCGGTGACTTCACCAGCGGGCTGCAGGGCGGCCAGCAGGATAACGAGATCGGCCGCATCTTCGCCGGCTACAACCGCATGCAGGAGCAGGTGCGCACGCTGCTGGCGCAGGTCAAGGACAGCGGTGAGCGCACCGGTTGGCATGTCGATCAGGCCGCCAGCGCGGCGGGAGCGGCGGGCGCGGATGTGCGCCAGCAGCATGAGGATCTGGATCAGGTGGCCACGGCGATGAACGAGATGAGCGCCACCGTGGCCGAGGTGGCCCGCCATGCGGTGGGCGCGGCCGACTCGGCGCGTGGCGCCGACGGCCATGCGCGCACCGGGCAGCAGGCGGTACGCCGCAGCGCCGAGCTGATCGAGGCGCTGACCGGCCAGCTGCAGCGCAGCGGCCAGCAGATCGAGCGGCTGGAGGCGGAGACTGCCGGCGTTGGCCAGGTGCTGGAGGTGATCACCAGCATTGCCCAGCAGACCAACCTGCTCGCGCTCAATGCCGCCATCGAGGCGGCGCGGGCTGGCGAGGCCGGGCGCGGCTTCGCGGTGGTCGCCGACGAGGTGCGCACCCTGGCCAGTCGTACCCAGCAGTCCACCGGCGAGATCCAGGCGATCATCCAGCGCCTGCAGGACGGCGCGCGCCAGGCGGTGCTGGCCGTACGCCAGAGTGCCGGCATGGCGCGCGAGAACCAGACCCATATCGGCGAGGCCACGACGGTGCTGGAGCACATAGTCGGTGCGGTGGACAGCATCAGCGCGATGAACGCGCAGATCGCCACCGCCGCCGAGGAGCAGAGCCAGGTGGCGGCGGAAATCGACCAGCGCATCGTGCATATCTCCGGCCTGGCCGAGCGCAGCCATGGCGACACCGACCGGGTGGTGGAGGCCAGCTCGGAAATCCAGGCCGAGGTGCGCCGGCTCAACGAGCGGCTTGGGCATTTCCGTACCTGA
- a CDS encoding hotdog domain-containing protein, producing MNFHTRKWVKPEDLNPNGTLFGGSLLKWIDEEAAIYAIVQLGSQTVVTKLISEINFVSSARQGDIIELGITATTFGKSSITLRCEVRNKITRKSILTIDRMVFVNLGADGLPAPHGKTEITYSRDRFRDEPATA from the coding sequence ATGAATTTCCACACACGCAAATGGGTCAAGCCCGAAGACCTCAACCCCAACGGCACCTTGTTCGGCGGCAGCCTGCTGAAATGGATCGACGAGGAGGCGGCGATCTACGCGATCGTCCAGCTGGGCAGCCAGACGGTAGTGACCAAGCTGATCTCCGAGATCAACTTCGTCAGCTCGGCGCGCCAGGGCGACATCATCGAGCTGGGTATCACCGCCACCACGTTCGGCAAGAGCTCGATCACCCTGCGCTGTGAGGTGCGCAACAAGATCACCCGCAAGAGCATCCTGACCATCGACCGCATGGTCTTCGTCAACCTGGGGGCGGATGGTCTGCCGGCGCCCCATGGCAAGACCGAGATCACCTACAGCCGCGACCGTTTCCGCGACGAGCCTGCGACAGCCTAG
- a CDS encoding cytochrome c, with product MMKSKLLLALLACTLIAGCDRVDPNSPLGKRQAIFKQMLKSSEELGGMLRGRIPFNGEQFAAGAKHLDELAQQPWQHFPQQREEGGDSDARAEVWQRQERFQQLAHELEQATGALAAATAQPPLKAETLAPLVQRVEDGCEGCHKEFRVY from the coding sequence ATGATGAAGTCCAAACTGCTCCTGGCCCTGCTGGCCTGCACCCTGATTGCCGGCTGCGACCGGGTCGATCCCAATTCGCCGCTGGGCAAGCGCCAGGCGATTTTCAAGCAGATGCTGAAATCCAGCGAAGAGTTGGGCGGCATGCTGCGCGGGCGAATCCCCTTCAATGGTGAGCAGTTTGCCGCCGGCGCCAAGCACCTCGATGAACTGGCGCAGCAGCCCTGGCAGCACTTTCCGCAGCAGCGCGAGGAGGGTGGCGACAGCGATGCGCGTGCCGAAGTGTGGCAGCGCCAGGAGCGCTTCCAGCAGCTGGCCCACGAGCTGGAGCAGGCCACTGGCGCCCTGGCGGCGGCCACTGCCCAGCCGCCACTGAAGGCGGAAACCCTGGCGCCGCTGGTGCAGCGCGTGGAAGACGGCTGCGAAGGCTGCCACAAGGAATTTCGCGTCTACTGA
- the ligB gene encoding NAD-dependent DNA ligase LigB, protein MPRWIALYLLPFALDSFAAPCPAWPPERAQRELTTLSAQIAEWDAAYHRQGQSPISDELYDQARQRLDDWQACFPAQASAPANPLQGTAGEVRLPVAQTGLNKLRDEAAVQQWLQPRHELWIQPKVDGVAVTLVYRDGVLQQALSRGDGRFGQDWTSQARLIAAIPQQLAEPGELLLQGELYWRLPGHVQARDGGAGARGKVAGALARHSLDSRTAAQIGLFVWDWPNGPESMAERLAGLRRLGFVDSVEATQPITDLAAARHWREHWYRSALPFASDGVVLRQGRRPAGSSWAAEPPQWAAAWKYPVAQALTEVRAVQFNIGRSGRITPVLQLQPVQLDGRSIQRVSLGSLQRWQALDARPGDQVAIALAGLTIARLDSVVWRSTERAAVQAPRAADYDALSCWHPDAGCASQFRARLVWLGGKQGLQLSGVGAGTWDKLQAAGKLNGLLDWLTLKPQELATTPGFAARSANTLQQSFAGARQRPFGQWLKALGLPPSGAAPLDGDWDSLAARDAQQWDSFNGIGAQRAQQLVAFFHHPEVLALRRQLQAAGVAGF, encoded by the coding sequence ATGCCACGCTGGATCGCGTTATACCTTCTTCCGTTCGCCCTCGATTCCTTTGCCGCCCCCTGCCCCGCCTGGCCGCCCGAACGGGCCCAGCGCGAGCTGACGACGCTCAGCGCGCAGATCGCCGAATGGGATGCGGCCTACCACCGCCAGGGCCAGTCGCCGATCAGCGACGAGCTGTACGACCAGGCCCGTCAACGTCTGGACGACTGGCAGGCCTGCTTCCCTGCCCAGGCCTCCGCTCCCGCCAATCCACTGCAAGGTACGGCTGGCGAGGTACGCCTGCCGGTGGCGCAGACCGGGCTGAACAAGCTGCGCGACGAGGCCGCCGTGCAGCAGTGGCTGCAGCCACGCCACGAGCTGTGGATCCAGCCCAAGGTGGATGGCGTGGCGGTGACCCTGGTCTACCGCGACGGCGTCCTGCAGCAGGCCCTCAGCCGTGGCGACGGCCGCTTCGGCCAGGACTGGACGAGCCAGGCACGCCTGATCGCCGCCATTCCGCAGCAGCTGGCCGAGCCCGGCGAGCTACTCCTGCAGGGTGAGCTGTACTGGCGCCTGCCCGGCCATGTGCAGGCCCGCGATGGCGGCGCCGGGGCGCGCGGCAAAGTGGCCGGCGCCCTGGCACGCCACAGCCTGGATAGCCGGACGGCGGCGCAGATCGGCCTGTTCGTCTGGGACTGGCCGAACGGCCCGGAGAGCATGGCCGAACGCCTGGCCGGCCTACGCCGCCTGGGCTTCGTCGACAGCGTGGAGGCCACCCAGCCGATCACCGACCTGGCCGCCGCCCGCCACTGGCGCGAGCACTGGTACCGCAGCGCCCTACCCTTTGCCAGCGACGGTGTGGTGCTGCGCCAGGGCAGGCGCCCGGCCGGCAGCAGCTGGGCTGCCGAACCGCCGCAATGGGCGGCAGCGTGGAAATACCCGGTGGCCCAGGCGCTGACGGAGGTGCGCGCGGTACAGTTCAACATCGGCCGCAGCGGGCGCATCACCCCGGTGCTGCAACTGCAGCCGGTGCAGCTGGATGGGCGCAGCATCCAGCGCGTCAGCCTCGGCTCGCTGCAGCGCTGGCAGGCTCTCGATGCGCGCCCCGGCGACCAGGTGGCCATCGCCCTGGCCGGGCTGACCATCGCCCGCCTGGATAGCGTGGTCTGGCGCAGCACCGAACGGGCAGCGGTACAGGCGCCGCGCGCCGCCGACTATGACGCGCTGAGCTGCTGGCACCCGGATGCCGGTTGCGCCAGCCAGTTCCGCGCGCGCCTGGTGTGGCTCGGCGGCAAGCAGGGTTTGCAGCTGTCCGGCGTTGGTGCCGGCACCTGGGACAAGCTGCAGGCGGCCGGCAAACTGAATGGCCTGCTCGACTGGCTAACGCTGAAGCCGCAGGAACTGGCCACCACTCCCGGCTTCGCCGCGCGCAGCGCCAACACCCTGCAGCAGAGCTTTGCCGGCGCACGCCAGCGGCCATTCGGCCAATGGCTCAAGGCCCTGGGCCTGCCGCCCAGCGGTGCGGCGCCGCTGGACGGCGACTGGGACAGCCTGGCCGCCCGGGATGCGCAGCAGTGGGATAGCTTCAATGGCATCGGCGCGCAGCGCGCCCAACAACTGGTGGCGTTTTTCCACCACCCGGAAGTGCTGGCGCTACGCCGGCAGCTGCAAGCCGCCGGCGTGGCCGGCTTTTAG